The region CGGGGGCTGCCAAGCTCGCCCAGCGAAATCCCTAACTCAACGCTAACTCGATCAGTCAACGCCCACCGTGGCCCACACCGTGCCCGTTGCTCGGCTCTAATCTGCCTCCAGATTAATTACTACGTAATGCCAGCCTGAATAATTATCGTTTCTACGGAAACCCGCTCGCGCCCGTATACTCGCATGCGTGCTTCCGCGTTGCGTTTCTTCGTCCTCCCTCCTCTCGCTCAACCCCATGTGTCAACGTTTATGTACACGTGTACCGTGTATTTCAATTCTATCAAGTTCTATTAGATCCGTCGAATAATTACCGAGGAAGGACGagatgtatttaattaaagtaattcaGTTATGGATATTGTGATTCTTGTATTTTCTTTGCACGCCTCATTACAAGTTACGGCCGACGAGGGTTGTTACTGCGGCAAAAAAATACTTCGAATATTTACAGTAGAAAGTCCGATGTTTCGATTTTGCAGTTACGCGTTCACTGTACAAGAACGCGCCAAACGCGAGTGCAGTTACGTTTTACACGCATCATTTATCTCGGTTATTGTTTCTTCGAATACGTGTTCCCCTTACTTCGAAGGCGaagttttaaatctttttcattattccaGTATTATCGAGACACGCTGCCAGGGAGTTCGACTTTAActcaatcaaatttaaataatgtagtCGTCAATTTTCAACATAGATAACAAATACTTATCTTTCACTGAATATGTCTTTTAAATGACTCAATTCCGCTATTACCTTATGCTTAATAGattaatatatctctttttaattagCAATCGAATATCTTTCCTGTCAAGAACAATTGCaatcaaatttcaaaaataaataagtaaatgttactgtattgaaattatttataactcaactcaataaaattatcaagaaTGCTTATacttacacatatataaatcgTGATCATTATTCGAATTGTTAATTTGCAATAAccaaattgattttcttactACGTCTGCACTGTATTCTCGAGaggatatttttgtattaacgATCTACTCTACGCGTCTTTACTGTCGAGCAACTCGTACGATGCGATGTGGGAGCGGCGTGTCGCGAACCGAGTACCGTACCGGGTCAATTGCCTCTCGCGCGTTTATGTTTCCGCTACGAACGATCCGAAAAATGAAGTGCGGGCTCTAGCGCTAATAACACAGCGTAACCAGAGCTCCGCGGCGAGTGCAAAATTACGCCGAATACCGAGAAACGtttttccgcgcgcgcgctgcgCCTCGCGGCCGTTCACGGGATATTGACGCAAGAAATTTCGAAGCCGCGGCTATACTACTGGCGGCACAGGGCACAGACGATTCCGCGCATTGAGGAGCCCCGTTCGTTTTCTCGACCGATTCGCGATCGGTAGTCCCGACCTTGAGCCCTGCTCTTCTCGGCGGGCGGGTTCCCGCGCGCcgcaatttatatatcacTGAAATCTCTTTCCAATTCGGTAGCCAACGGCGCCTCGTCGTAATTCGTAATAACGTATCTACCGCTACCGTTCGTGGCCACCGGGATTTGCCGGCGAATCGGGAACAAAACGAGCACGTACGAGCGGTTAAGTGACTACCCcgtaatttctaatatttcatttaaaacgaGGAAGACGCGCCCGAGTTCCCGACTAGGATGGCCCCGGGGGCCgctgaaatattataaattccgGGTTGTATACGTACCTATAGCGCGCTTAATTATTCGTATACATTCTCGCGCGCACGgacatacgtatatacacaTTTGGACAATTTCATTGGCGAGaaggcgccgcgccgcgccgcgccgctccggCCGGCATCGGCGGATTCTGGTTTTCAGGTTTCGGTCACGCGATGCCTTTTTTCTCTGTTCCCGGTACCCGCTTATCTCCGGCCCGAGGCACTCCACGGCGCATCGACACACTGCGCCGTTTCTGTTTCCCGTATACCTTCGTTTTGTTTTGCCGGTCGTATACACAAGCTAGACTCCCCGTCCGAAGTCAATAAGCATGCCGATCGTCCTCGCGGCAGCTCCCGAGGCCGCCCTTCCCGATCGCCCGGAATCCTTTTGTACGTGGGTAACGCTGCTTATTAAGCGTACGCGACGTCTCGCGACGTTACGTAAGGAATGGCGCCCGGGTTCGCAGGAATTACCGCTTAACGAATCGCCCGTGTATAGGTACGTGTGTTTCGTGCTGCGCCGCGCCCGTGCCATTGTGCCGTAACCATTTCCCAGAAGGGCGCAAATCAGAGGAGTAATATGCGAACGTAAAAGTGCGAAGGcctaattattattgaatgcCTCCGTGCGAGGAGCGTACATTGTAGAAAATTACTGTTGCGGGAATAAGCTAACGCTCGGGAGGGGCCCCGGTTGGGCCCCGGCAGACTCATCGCCGCAACGCCCCGAGGATCATCGGACCCGTTTCTGGCCCCGCGCGTTGCGCTGCGTTGCGTGGTGCTACAATTGAAGAGTTCAATTAGAAACCGGTCCAAAAGTGCCGAGAGCTAAACAATCGAGACCAATAGTCGAAGCGCCGTTCGCATTCGCCGCGAGGCCAATGTGTCATTCTAACGCGGTCCAGTCGTCATCTCTATTATACCTTTCAGCTCGAAATATTGAAACCTCGGAGAAAAACGGCTGCTCCGTTCATTACATATTCCTGCGGTACTCTTCGATGTTGCGAGTCGCGAGGTGACGGCGCGAAACGAAACGGCGATAACATATGAACTTTAACAGGTGACTTTGCCGTTTAATCTTTTGCACTCTTGGCATTTCATATCCTGTTTTCAACGTGACTTCCCGATCGCGACCTACTCTCAACTTTCCGTTTCAATTGACTGTCAGTCAATAAAGTGTCCATTGCATTTACCGAAAATAAAGCGGATTCTACCGAGATAATTCTATCCTTCGAGAAATCCCGATACGTCATGCCAATTAATTGGAGATATAAAGCACAGTCGCGCGAAGTAAATTTCGCGCCGATCTCGGGCCGCGTTCccgaaaataaaagttgaggAAGTCATTGtgagatatatatgtgtgttgCGGGTTTACGATGCTTCACGGCGACTATTTGACCTATTGCAATTTTCGAAATGCATTCCCCTTGCCAATTCACGAAGAGAAGTATCGCAAAGTGTGGACGCGGGTTCCGGAGCATTCGTAGAATCGTTCGAGCCCACTTTTAACGACGAGCCGTCGTTCTGCCAGCCGCATTGGCGTAGCGGCGCGTGCAACTCCCTTTTCGTGTGTGCCCCACGAGAAAACATTTCTTTCCCAGAAAGCTATCGCGCCGATACGGAGAGCCGATTCGAGCCAATATCGATGAATAATTATTGACAACCCCAAAAATACAAGCCATAAACTTCATTTCTCGTTGAAACAAATCCTAACAGCATACGTCCAACGTGataacatatttctttaagataataaaaattgaaaaattgacaAGAACTGGACGAAGAAGTAATGCGTCTTTATTCTTACGCGagctgaattatttttacaaatgcaTTGTTCTTATCATTATATGTGCACATACGAACGATTTATCCTGATTATATGTACGTTGATTATGAACGCGCTATTTAACTTATTGTCGCGACCGAGTGGGCGAAGTCGTGTTACAAGTGAATGATTTATGTATTGCCACGGTCATCATCAATTAACGTCACAGCAGATAAACGCGAGGCGCTATAAAAGGTGACACAACTCCCTTTCGTTCGTTTCGCTCCGCGCTACGCTAGTGACCGAATGGCTCGAAGAGAGTTTTTCGGCTCGCGATCGGAGCGAGACCATTATGTCAAATCGGCGAGATTGTTTCTCTGAACGTAAATTGCAGTCCGCTTTCGTATAATAGTTACGTCCGAATTTTATAGCGCTAGTTTCGTAGCGCCTAATTGATCGGAGAAACCTTTCGGACCAAAACGCGTCGTCAAAGTTTCTCTCCGtttcgccgcgcgccgtgctGAGACTCTCGTTAAAGAACGATGCAATCGATACGACGTCTCACAATGTCGACGTAACGACAACGTCGAGGCGAATCGAGACAATTAGCGTTTGTCTCCCGTTTATAATGGTTTCGGATTTACGTGGCGTCTTCGTAAAACGTGGCGTTTCCGGTCGAaacctctctctttctctctccgacTCTAATCGAGCGCCGCGTGTCATTTCAATGTCAAAGTGACAGGTGGCGGGACGTAATAGAGGTAAAAGAGGTACAAAGCAAATAACCGGTGATTACCGTTCGTCCGTCGAACAAAACGTTATgcgcttttatatatttcacgtgAGTTAAAAGCGCGTTTTCTCTTTCCGCCGATCGATCCGACTAATGTTCCGCGATGCCAATCCGATCGGGCGTAATATGCTAAATAAATGGCAGCAAACGCGATTTACATTTTCGCCTCGTTTAAGCGATCGCGACGAAAACAGATCGCGAGGGTTTTAATTATGCAAACTGCAcgttatgttaattataatgcTTACATTATCGCTCTCGCGATGTTCCCTTTTCCTCCAAGAAGACAGATTGAATCGCATCGGGCGTCGTGTTATCTATGACATCTATGTGTAGCAATTATTAATGCGTTTTTACCGGTTTTTACAGAAGATGCCTTCCCCAGGCCGCCTAAGGTGGTTCCCTCTCGAACCCACAAATCTTGACACGAATTAACGATGTGTGCTTTTCGACAAGTGATTAATTTTCGACACGACGTGCTTTTGCAACTGGTCTTTACATAATCTACAATCGAGAGACCGATATGTCCGAGACATATCATGCAAATATCACCAGCGGGCATTGTATCACGATCGACATTCGCGCGTAACGTCGTTACGTGGAAACGATCGTTTTGAAGGATTACTTTGTTTCATTGCGCCGTAGCGTGTCGGCGCTCTTCTCTTTGGGGCATTTAAGCGTACTTCGAACGAAATAATCGGGCGAGAGAGTAATGTTGCTCGTACGCATAAATACATTTCACTCACGCCACGCAAGTAATAGCCGGGTTTCATTACCCGCACGAAAAAGTCGGCATTCGAGAATGCATCGGTGTAGACgctaattatgtattttgcacgTACCTGCATTTTAACGTTTACACTTTTTACGTCCTTTTCCCCGCGTGGCAATGATCGCGCCCGTAATGATGCCCTGGCGCGGCCAACATTTCCCGTACCGTATTTCTCCCgattaaagcaaattaaaattatatgcctttctaagagagagagacagataCGTATGCGAGTTCAAATtgcatttgtaaattatagatATCTCGAAGGCACGCGGGTGAAACATGAGAGGGCACCGGGTAACAGAAAAGtaaagtttctttttaaaagctatcacatttatatttatataagttgtACAAAACGGTTGTCCCccccctcccttcctctcccCCTTCTGGTTTCGCGAAATTCTTTTTATCGTAACTGATATTTCACGTCGCGCTTTGAAATATCCGAGAGAATTTTTGGCTCAAAGTTCTCTGTCCTTCGCGatagatatgtaaaaatagcGATTAGAGATCGCTAAGCGCTTTAGATTAAGTGAACGAAAAGGGTTATCGAGCGAACGGAACGGAGGTAACGTGACGACTTCGACTTGTCCGCATACCATTAAAGTGTCACTCGGTGTCTTCGACGATTTCGTACCGGTCTGATCGCGACGACAGGGCGAGTGAATAATTCGCCGCTGATGCATAATTGATATCCTCTATATACGGTTAGCAGTCGCGAAGCGCGCGCAGTAATGACACCAAGTGGAGACCCACGCCTAAGCCCGGTCGCCGTCTAAAGATATACCCATCCCAATTAGAGGAATTGACATCGGTGATCGCCGACGCCAACCGGGGAACGCCTCTCGTCGCTCTCTCGCGTCGCTTTATATTTCGTCACTCGATTCTATcgagcggcggcggcgccgcggcggccgGTCGTCGCTCCAATCCCCGTCGGGATAATAcggaattaataatatctgaCAATCTCGCTAATTGCACGAATCATCTGTTCCTTCTGCATCGTGTTAGCCAAGTACGCGGAGACACGTATAACTCGATCGGACACGTATCGCGTACGATCTCGTTACGGAGATGGTCTAGTAATGTATTCACACGATGGCGAGAGAGATAAGTAAGGTATTCAGATCGGcgatgtttaataattaacgtcTCTTTTTTCTCCGCGGATAccgcaatatacatatagttatgcgaattaattattcgtaGAAACGTGACACTTAAATAATTGCAGATATTGCTTTTATTAGACGTCGTTAAAAATCGATTTGTTCGAGAATAATTCGAGCGCGTACACTCTGTTTCACTTGTAAATACATACCCCAACTccagaatttaataaaaggaGTTAGAAATTGAAGCGTTTTTAACTCTTAACTTCAAAGCGTCAGTTCGCTAAAAAGCGTCGCCGCCGCGATAAAACGGGGCTCGGTGCAATGCACATCGAGGTGCCCGCGGCTTCGTAAATTACACGGCGCGTTCGAGAGAACCAGTAGAATGAAATACTTAAATTTCCGTTTTCCTCGCTGCTCTCGAAAAtacttaaaacattatttactCAAGGCAATATCATCTCGCACCGAAATCAAGATACAACTCACGCAACGAGATAACAATACCGGAACAACGAGCACCGTAGTAGTATGATAACGATCAGCGTACGTTCACCGAGAGTCTCTTACTCCATTTCTGAGACTGCTACTTTCAGGACAAAACATACGTTGATCTGACAAACAAAATGTTCTCTCATACTTGGCTTAACAATAACATTAACTGGTCGTGCAGTCCtgagaaaagagagagtaaTTAGCGGAGACAATGTACATGCTTCTTTTATATCGAGAAGCATCACTGAAGCCTTGGCACTTGGTACCCAAACTGACCCCATAGCCTGAAGTAAAAAGGAGCAAAAGGCTTCTGGCTGAGGTTTCCTTATCATATCGATGTCTTCATCCGTAAAAAGAGTTCTTAACGTTCTTAAGCAAAAGTCAAGTTACATAATAAACTCAATTTAAATGCGACAGAACGTTTAGCTGTAAGacatagggtaaactcgggtaagatggccatacaggaaagatggccaacctatgttctttcaatctagctcgccatgaaacatcgaatAAACATGAGTTGGCTATCTTTCCTGTATGgtcatcttacccgagtttaccctaagCACCATTTTATTCCAGATGACCTGCCTTTCAGATCTTATCAGCGCAATTTCAACTTATGCAGTGACATTTCAAGTTAATTTACTCTTATGCACGTAAtattaacgcgcgcgcgtacctGCCAGTCTGTCCTTGAGATGAGGATGCGCCTGCAGAGGGTGCGCAGCGAGGTTCGCCAGGATGCTCGCTCTGTGCAGACCGGCCGCCGCGGCTTGTTGCTGGCTGTGCTGAAGGGCCTGCAAACTCCAGGGTGGTATCAGCGCCTGTGCGGGCAAGGCGCTGGCCGGCGCGCCGTTCGCTCCGGGTGGCCGGTGCGCCGGTACCCTTATGACACCGCCGCCGGTGTAGATAAAACCGGCGGGGAAAACTCGGAAAGGGGCGAGGAGATCCGCCGTCGACGTGCAATGTACGGATGAGGAGGAGTTGGCGCGAGTGTCGAGCGTGCTGTCGTCGTCATCCTTCTCCGACAGTTTCTCCTCGGCGTCGTGGCCCCAAGACCGCCTGCCGTCGTCGAGAACGCCACCCGAGGCCGCCTGGttgttgttgttattattgttgttgttgttattgttGTTGCCCTCTTCCCAAGACCACTTCCTTTCCTTGTCGCTATCCGGTTCTTCCGAGGACGGACTCTTGGGATTCTGGACGCCGCTCTCGCCAAGCAGGCGACTTATGCTGAACGGATGGCTGCGGGGAGGATCGTTCGCCAGCGTCCTCGCGCCGGTTTGACCGGGAGGTGGCGAAGTGGAGCACTCGGAGGTCTCCTGGGACACGTGGCGGCCATCGTGGCTCGCGTAATTTCGCGGACTGCAGCTCCGGGAATCCGAGTCGTCCACGTTAATCTCCTCCGTTGCGTCCACGTCGCTGTCGCCGTGCTCCGACATGATCCCTCCTCCTCGCGAACTCGGCACTGGTTATCGGAGACGGTGCGCTTCAAACAATGGATGTTTTCATCGAGCCGTCTGCAGCGTCTACAGCGATTCGGAAAGTGACATCGATCGCGACTGCGTGGGACGATCGAATAAGTGAGAGTGGGATGTTGATGGAGGTGGGTGATCTCGTAGAGAATTTGCCGAGGACTAGATTATGATTGTATCAAGTTCGATGCGACGAACGTTTGTACTTATTGCACGAGCGATTTAATTCGGGGCACCTCGTAAAATTTCTGTTGAACGACGGCCATTTTGTTTCTACCGATGTCGGTCCTGTTTGTTCATCGGACGGAGATTTTATCAgacatttatttctcttccCGAACCTTTCCTCGCGAATTCACTGTCCCTGTCGTTGCTCCTTTTCTCGCAACTAATCTAAGATACAACAGTCCAACACGGATTCCACTGCTTTCGTTCACCGACTCGATTAGCCATTGGTCCTTCTTGATATTCGAACAACCAATTTTGTGTCTGTCGATACACCAATTTCCGTCTTCAGAAACTAAAATCCATTCGTGAATGACGTCTCTGTTCGATAAGGCAGATCGGGGACCAACGAGCCTCTCTCAAAGCTGGCCTCTCCGTCATTTTATACAGAAATCTCTGCAATTCCGTGGAATAACCACTTCACGCCGGTTGGAAACGTTCCGTTGTACTGGAAAGATTTTTCGAAACTCTCGGAAAAGCTCCGATCGCACTAAACCGGATTCTTGACAGGTCCTTCCGATCGCGGGCGCCAGAACAGATCAGCTTCTCTCGAGCAACACTTCACGGACGAAAACGCACGGCGGTAAGAATTTTGCACCTCGTGGAAAACATAACAGGTCGCTCGCGCCTAATATCCGAACGGAAGGGGGATCCCCGTTCCGTTCTCCGTTTCGTTGAAACTCGGTCCCCTCGGCTTGACCGGAGTGTCGGCGAGTGCGTGAATCCGGGTCGGTCGCGTCGAGAGAGACGGGACGTTGTGAGGGTACCGGCGAAACCAGGTGGTTTATCCCTACCAGAGAACGGTGAGACGCGTCGCCTACTCGCGTACGTACGTATCGCCCGATCCTGCCCACCGTCGGCCGGCTGGCCAATCCCGCGGCGGCGTTGTACGCCCACGGGCGCGCGCATTGGTCGCTGTTAAATTGATACctatttaacatttaagcAGAATGTTGCAGGCGATCGCCTTTTTCCTCcctgtattatttattgctcGATCGTCGTACCTCCTTTTTTCGCCCCCTACtcttctcgctcgctcgctccgcCGCTTCTTCCTTTGCGTTTCTTCTCTTACCGCGTTCTTCTTCGCGGGGGCTGTCTTATAgctcattctctctttctctcgctcgctccccGGGTAGACTCGTGTCCTCATCTcgccacggcgcggcgcggcgccgcaccgcgccgcgccgcgccgcatcCAGTTGAGGAAGAGCGGCGGGACTTAATTACGGAGAATACTCTtgttgctctctctctctccctctctcctttcGTTCGTTCGCCCCGTCATGTTATCGTATCATGAACGCCATGAAGAGAATGCAAGAGCAGCAGTTGCATtcctctttaattttaaacgtaCGAGCGAATCGTATGAGCGAACGttccgtaaaaaaaagaagaggcagcaattttattaatatttatcaatccGAATTTCAGAACACAAAATCTGGCAGAAGAGCCGTATCGCGATGGTCCGTCATCCAATAATCCTGGCTCCTTATTCCACTATTATCCAAGTTTTCTAACATCATCTAATTATCCTCCGAGAGATGCACGCCAACCGGAGATCCTTCTCGAGGGGGCGGGTCGATATTTCTTACCGGGAAGTTCCTTACTACCGATCGATTAGTCGCACCACCCCGGTAGGGGTGGCTGTCCGACCGCGTAAATGCGCGGGCGCGTCCTTTTATATGAGCAGGTTTAAAATGGTGACTGTCGACAAGCTCGACCCGCCATTTTCCACGTCCCATCGAGAAAACGTATATCTTTCCCCTTAACCAAACGAGGGACGAGGCACTTTTTCTGTGCTCACGAAGGAGCTACGATCGAGTTCACTGTATCAAAATTTATCCACCGCGAGAGAATGTTTAAGGCCTGTATTTATAGACGCGCGTTCCTGCTTAAGAACTGAAATCAGTCTTGAGATATAATATTGGTCTAACGAATAGATCTTCAGattcaactttttttattcattttatgtCATATCTGTAATCGAGCAATTTAATTGAGGAAGAAGTTTGTCTGGAAACACCAGACAAACGCATtggatttataattaattcttgagaGAAAATCATATGTGTATagtgtatacatgtatatactaatagtttttaaatcttatataacatttttctagtaataaatttctgaaataaaatatattcatttgaACAATGAAAAACTGATCTTTATTTTggttaaaaaagtatttatgatatttatgatttatttttttcttcttattttttatttgacttgagaaccgtaaaattataattttaataaatttaaaaaatataataagctTAAGtcgcaaaatttttcatagtaatttgatataattttttcaacttataaaaataatacaattttatttcccttttgaataaaaatgtggAAGTAATAACAATGaattgttttaattgaaacgaagataaattttattcctcaaataataataatttaataagtttaatagtttttaaattatcaaacttattattttaaagaaagtaattaatttcaattattcaaatttgcattaaagaaggaattaaataatttgcatgGGAGGAGTTAACACTTGCTATATTAGTACATTCTTTCTCGTAAAGATATATagcaacgacgacgatgttttaatttaagtgATTGATTCatttggaataaaaataagaaacgaGTGTATAGGAATTATACGAATTATCGTTTTATGACATTTCTGAgagataattatctttttaggCACGCTTGAATTTAAATACCTTAAATCACGCTTTAAGTTTTCGATTTGAATGTAATCTTAgaatagaaacattattacCTGAGTCTTAAttgtgaaaattttctttaatcagATTGAAATATCGTCGCTGCGATATCTTTAGGAATTCTTAATCAGTGAACTACTAATCATTTACTGTAATAATTGTGAAATGCAGTTTGAAATCCAATATTTGTCGCGACCGCGTTTGGATGAATAatatacacggagagaattttctcttaaaatttaccctgaaatcatggtagttgtggCACAATATATGTctaccaagaattttatgcaagctattctgattaatatccaccccataacaaaaaaaatattaatatctattacattcaAACatgaaatatgtttaattaattttactaaaatatatctagaaaatttcaataatttttcaaaatttaccaatctgcttggtaatttttaccacattgtttgtaaaatgtcttttgtatattttaaaaattccttggttgtCAAtaagttgtcccaagtttgtagtgaatttaagggtaaaatataacaaaaaattctctccgtgtacgtataaataaacttatgTCATTATTTGctgttttaattttcactaCAGGATATTTTCTAGTCTTATTCCAAgataatagattttataaaatattattatattatattatctattttatattatattatacatttataaaatagataatatattatattatctattttataaatgtcttttataaatattatttgtagataatttaatacaacttTCACAGAGATCTATTGTTTTCTATtacttgttaataaaatatgatatgtCGCTCACCGATACGATGCACAGCGGTGAAGTTGTGATTGTTCCAAAGCTTCTCTATATATATGCGTTGTATAACACAACAGCTTCAAAAACATGCACGATTAATCGCGCGTATTAATCATCACCATATAGAGTAATTGCATGCACTTTGCACGGCTCCTGATGTTAAATGTTAACGCGACGCACATTTTACTATTATACGCTGCAACCAAACGCGAAaataacgtgaaaaaaaaaatacatagctCTCTGACTCGCTCGATATCCGTAAATGTCGTAAATTGGCACAACGTACGAGATTTCAAACGGCGGCGTTTCAACACAAATCACAAACGCCGAATTTATGCTAGTTTACGAAGATTCAAATACGAGCTTAATTACGACtgcgtttattaattatgtgtatCGCAATGCTCTTCGATTCGCGATAGCAtgcgtataaaatatttcgcgtaCATAAATCCAATGAAATATGTGCATTATTAACAAACGATCGATATACATACTATCACGGTTTTCCATTACTTCAATTATTCGATCCGGCGATTCGTGTATTCTGCGCTCTCAATTCGAAATTGATTACGTTTAAATTGGTCAAAAATTTAAAGCTCGATGCAAGATATCTTCGATTCTcattctaattgtaagcaTGGTGAGCatcattattgaaattattattcccgtaaaaatattgtaataaaatatta is a window of Temnothorax longispinosus isolate EJ_2023e chromosome 1, Tlon_JGU_v1, whole genome shotgun sequence DNA encoding:
- the C15 gene encoding uncharacterized protein C15, whose translation is MSEHGDSDVDATEEINVDDSDSRSCSPRNYASHDGRHVSQETSECSTSPPPGQTGARTLANDPPRSHPFSISRLLGESGVQNPKSPSSEEPDSDKERKWSWEEGNNNNNNNNNNNNNQAASGGVLDDGRRSWGHDAEEKLSEKDDDDSTLDTRANSSSSVHCTSTADLLAPFRVFPAGFIYTGGGVIRVPAHRPPGANGAPASALPAQALIPPWSLQALQHSQQQAAAAGLHRASILANLAAHPLQAHPHLKDRLAGAFPRRIGHPYQNRTPPKRKKPRTSFTRLQIAELEKRFHKQKYLASAERAALAKSLKMTDAQVKTWFQNRRTKWRRQTAEEREAERQAANRLMLSLQAEALGKVAYPTSVSGHPGGAPVSSLDRQQASTTALTHPVGQWASPYGPPQPLAEPIC